The following are encoded in a window of Alosa sapidissima isolate fAloSap1 chromosome 12, fAloSap1.pri, whole genome shotgun sequence genomic DNA:
- the sin3b gene encoding paired amphipathic helix protein Sin3b, whose translation MAKIQAHSNAKQINQIQDKAYVVQKQVQQQHFQKLKVEDALSYLDQVKIRFGNDPGIYNKFLDIMKEFKSQSIDTPGVINRVSQLFHGHPDLVLGFNAFLPPGYRIEIPKNGLVFLQSPFSAQNAAGQSKAVVGTTAPVRSSASTATEGGPVPSESMASPESISSSSASGAGPESSSRLSLPLPSRESHAQPSAGSSPASEPSPVEFDSAISYVNKIKNRFLDHPETYRSFLEILHTYQKEQLEIKESRARGSAGMTEDEVFSKVASLFKGQEDLLAEFGQFLPDAKRSLFTSSSLTGKDHLKKAEEEDLSKQSKKRPRPMLLPHMTPLLKKKMKYSCAKDQSFASVGKHGVLREFSFFDKVRRLFKSQEVYENFLRCIALFNQEVVSAAELLQLVSPFLGKFPELYTQFKSFLGEKELSHATSGLADRYMEGGGREVDYASCKRLGSSYRALPKTYQQPKCSGRTAICKEVLNDTWVSFPSWSEDSTFVSSKKTPYEEQLHRCEDERFELDVVLETNLATIRVLESVQKKLARMSPEDQERFRLDDCLGGTSEVIQRRAVYRIYGDKAPEIIEGLKRSPATAVPVVLKRLKAKEDEWREAQQGFNKIWREQYEKAYLKSLDHQGVNFKQNDMKALRSKSLLNEIETIYDERQEQSTEEGGVGQQRDGGGGGSSSSEPHMVFGYEDKQILEDAAALIIYHVKRQPTIHKDDKDHIKRIMQHFLPDLFFARRGELSETEDWTDEENEAEEASGERAGGTVGGGGGGSDSGAAHPPGAGVQQQLNGDSRRRRCTSPPSSTSTETSTSATTPHAASTSHHAGPGEASGGTGEKLDLRDPEAEHQKEMDGVYNLFFVNNNWYFFLRLHQTLCSRLLRVYRQAERQLLEHRADQSHQRMLMAEGWRDKPSDLAMELRLKQPSEVELEEYYPAFLDMVRSLLDGNLESTQYEDTLREMFTIHAYIGFTVDKLIQNIVRQLQHLVSDEVCLQVAELYLAERKRGAAGGNLSSQCVRAAWETSYQWKAERVMAEENCFKVMFIQNKGEVTLAIELLDTEEAQADDPLDVQSLSSYMEQLVGSESSALCAQGEGCYFKPVFLPRNLRHFRHWQVRQVEAMRCRREWHRQLAVESAGSLDCRFKLNTHKMVFVMNSEDYMYRRGALVKARKSQHQVACGQHERFRRWHQGWLGEHVSAAGERAVTHWLMGEEEEDMLPCKTTCVATHLKGLPVNRYQVLYSSKPPASP comes from the exons ATGGCTAAAATTCAGGCACACAGCAACGCGAAGCAAATAAACCAAATTCAGGACAAAGCCTATGTTGTACAAAAGCAAGTACAACAACAGCACTTTCAAAAACTGAAG GTCGAAGATGCCTTGTCATATCTTGATCAAGTCAAAATACGGTTCGGAAATGACCCGGGGATTTATAACAAATTCCTGGATATCATGAAAGAATTCAAGTCTCAAAG CATTGATACCCCGGGAGTAATAAACCGAGTGTCTCAGCTTTTCCACGGACACCCCGATCTGGTGTTGGGATTTAATGCCTTCTTGCCCCCTGGCTACCGAATAGAGATTCCCAAGAATGGCCTGGTGTTCCTGCAGTCCCCTTTTTCTGCACAA AATGCAGCGGGGCAGAGTAAGGCTGTGGTGGGCACAACGGCGCCTGTCCGTTCATCTGCGTCCACGGCGACGGAAGGCGGCCCCGTGCCGAGCGAGTCCATGGCGTCGCCCGAGAGCatatcctcctcctctgcctcaggGGCGGGGCCAGAGTCCTCCTCCAgactctcccttcccctccccagCCGAGAGAGCCACGCCCAGCCCTCGGCTGGCTCCTCCCCCGCCTCCGAGCCCAGCCCCGTGGAGTTTGACAGTGCCATCAGCTACGTCAACAAGATCAAGAACCGCTTCCTGGACCACCCCGAGACCTACAGGTCCTTTCTGGAGATACTGCACACTTACCAG AAGGAGCAGCTGGAGATCAAGGAGAGCAGGGCCCGCGGCAGCGCTGGGATGACCGAGGACGAGGTCTTCTCCAAGGTGGCCAGCCTCTTCAAAGGACAGGAGGACCTCCTGGCAGAGTTCGGACAGTTCTTGCCAGACGCCAAGAGATCCCTG TTTACCAGCAGCTCCCTTACGGGAAAAGACCACCTTAAAAAGGCGGAGGAAGAGGACCTGAGCAAGCAGAGCAAGAAGAGACCCAGGCCCATGCTGCTCCCGCACATGACACCCCTGCTGAAG AAAAAGATGAAATATTCCTGTGCAAAAGACCAATCGTTTGCTTCAGTCGGGAAGCATGGGGTTCTGCGAGAGTTCTCGTTCTTTGATAAG GTGCGGCGTCTCTTTAAGAGTCAGGAGGTCTATGAGAACTTCCTGCGCTGCATCGCACTCTTCAACCAGGAGGTGGTCTCTGCCGCCGAGCTTCTCCAGCTGGTCAGCCCCTTCTTGGG GAAGTTCCCAGAGCTCTACACCCAGTTCAAGTCCTTCCTGGGTGAGAAGGAGCTGTCCCACGCCACGTCGGGTCTCGCTGACCGCTACATGGAGGGCGGGGGCCGAGAGGTGGACTACGCGTCCTGCAAGCGCCTGGGGTCCAGCTACAGGGCCCTGCCCAAGACCTACCAGCAGCCCAAGTGCAGCGGACGCACCGCCATCTGCAAAGAg GTGCTGAATGACACCTGGGTGTCCTTCCCCTCCTGGTCGGAGGACTCCACGTTTGTCAGCTCCAAGAAGACCCCCTACGAGGAGCAGCTTCATCGCTGTGAGGACGAGCGGTTTGAG CTGGACGTGGTGCTGGAGACTAACCTGGCCACCATCCGCGTCCTGGAGAGTGTGCAGAAGAAGCTGGCGCGCATGTCGCCCGAGGACCAGGAGCGCTTCCGGCTGGACGACTGCCTGGGCGGCACCTCCGAGGTCATCCAGCGCCGCGCCGTCTACCGTATCTACGGCGACAAGGCGCCCGAGATCATCGAGGGGTTGAAGAGGAGTCCAGCCACCGCTGTGCCTGTGGTGCTGAAGAg actgAAAGCGAAGGAGGATGAGTGGCGCGAGGCCCAGCAGGGCTTTAACAAGATCTGGCGCGAGCAGTACGAGAAGGCCTACCTCAAATCGCTGGACCACCAGGGGGTCAACTTCAAGCAGAATGACATGAAGGCCCTGCGCTCCAAAAGCCTGCTCAATGAGATCGAGACCATCTATGATgag CGTCAGGAGCAGAGTACAGAGGAGGGGGGTGTCGGTCAGCAGAGGGACGGAGGCGGTGGCGGCTCTTCGTCCAGCGAGCCCCACATGGTGTTCGGCTACGAGGACAAGCAGATCCTGGAGGACGCGGCCGCGCTCATCATCTACCACGTGAAGCGCCAGCCCACCATCCACAAGGACGACAAGGACCACATCAAGCGCATCATGCAGCACTTCCTGCCCGACCTGTTCTTCGCCCGCCGCGGAGAGCTCAGCGAGACCGAGGACTGGACGGACGAGGAGAACGAGGCCGAGGAAGCGAGCGGCGAGCGAGCCGGCGGCAccgtgggaggaggaggaggagggagcgaCTCTGGAGCAGCGcatcctcccggcgcgggggtGCAGCAGCAGCTGAACGGAGACTCGCGGAGACGCCGCTGCACTTCACCGCCGAGCTCCACCAGCACGGAGACGTCCACCAGCGCCACCACGCCGCACGCCGCGTCCACCTCGCACCACGCGGGGCCCGGCGAGGCCAGCGGCGGAACCGGAGAGAAGCTGGACCTGCGGGACCCCGAGGCCGAGCACCAGAAGGAGATGGACGGCGTGTACAACCTGTTCTTCGTCAACAACAACTGGTACTTCTTCCTGCGGCTGCACCAGACGCTGTGCTCGCGGCTGCTCCGCGTCTACCGGCAGGCCGAGCGGCAACTGCTAGAGCACCGCGCCGACCAGAGCCACCAGAGGATGCTCATGGCCGAGGGGTGGAGGGACAAGCCCAGCGACCTCGCCATGGAGCTGCGCCTCAAGCAGCCCa GTgaggtggagctggaggagtACTACCCGGCGTTCCTGGACATGGTGCGCAGCCTGCTGGACGGCAACCTGGAGTCGACGCAGTACGAGGACACGCTGCGGGAGATGTTCACCATCCACGCCTACATCGGCTTCACCGTCGACAAGCTCATCCAGAACATCGTCAGACAG ctccaGCACCTGGTGAGCGACGAGGTGTGTCTGCAGGTGGCGGAGCTGTACCTGGCGGAGCGTAAACGCGGTGCTGCCGGGGGCAACCTCTCGTCACAGTGCGTACGCGCTGCCTGGGAGACCAGCTACCAGTGGAAGGCCGAGAGAGTCATGGCCGAGGAGAACTGCTTCAAg GTGATGTTCATCCAGAATAAGGGAGAAGTGACCCTGGCCATCGAGCTGCTGGACACAGAGGAGGCGCAGGCGGACGACCCCCTGGATGTGCAGAGCCTGTCCAGCTACATGGAGCAGCTTGTGGGCAGCGAGTCGTCGGCCCTCTGCGCTCAGGGCGAGGGCTGCTACTTCAAACCAGTCTTCCTGCCCAG GAACCTGCGCCACTTCCGCCACTGGCAGGTGCGCCAGGTGGAGGCCATGCGCTGTCGGAGAGAGTGGCATCGCCAGCTGGCCGTGGAAAGTGCCGGAAGCCTGGACTGCCGCTtcaaactcaacacacacaagaTGGTGTTCGTCATGAACTCGGAAGACTACATGTACCGGAGAGGAGCACTGGTGAAGGCCAGGAAG tcTCAGCACCAGGTGGCGTGCGGG